One part of the Streptomyces sp. AM 2-1-1 genome encodes these proteins:
- a CDS encoding histidine phosphatase family protein — MARPQRIVLVRHGESEGNADDTVYEREPDHALRLTPTGLREAEAAGFRLRETFGDERVSVYISPYRRTHETFRALGLDLSRVRVREEPRLREQDWGNWQDRDDVRLQKAYRDAYGHFFYRFAQGESGADVYDRVGAFLESLHRSFQDPDHPPNVLLVTHGLTMRLFCMRWLHWSVAEFESLSNPGNGETRTLLLGPDGRYTLDRPFARWRTPEPYGITG; from the coding sequence ATGGCACGACCGCAGCGCATCGTCCTCGTTCGGCATGGAGAGTCCGAGGGCAACGCAGACGACACGGTGTACGAGCGTGAGCCCGACCACGCCCTGCGGCTGACGCCCACCGGGCTGCGCGAGGCGGAGGCGGCGGGCTTCCGGCTGCGCGAGACCTTCGGCGATGAGCGGGTGAGCGTCTACATCTCCCCCTACCGCCGCACCCACGAGACCTTCCGCGCCCTCGGCCTCGACCTCAGCCGGGTGCGGGTGCGCGAGGAGCCCCGGCTGCGGGAACAGGACTGGGGCAACTGGCAGGACCGGGACGACGTGCGGCTCCAGAAGGCGTACCGGGACGCCTACGGGCACTTCTTCTACCGCTTCGCCCAGGGTGAGTCCGGTGCGGACGTCTACGACCGGGTCGGCGCCTTCCTGGAGAGCCTGCACCGGAGCTTCCAGGACCCCGACCACCCACCGAACGTGCTGCTCGTGACGCACGGGCTGACGATGAGACTGTTCTGCATGCGCTGGCTGCACTGGTCGGTCGCCGAGTTCGAGTCGCTCTCCAACCCGGGAAACGGCGAGACCCGGACCCTGCTGCTGGGACCCGACGGCCGCTACACGCTCGACCGTCCGTTCGCGCGCTGGCGGACCCCGGAGCCGTACGGCATCACGGGATAG
- a CDS encoding DUF4937 domain-containing protein, with amino-acid sequence MLVKWMRCAVVDRPGFEQAQRQGAGLLDEPGFRGQGGGWSRRHPDIAHVFAFWENRVFYDSSAARTGDGTPAGRPGAYRDAQVKLFEHRFDVKTGFEPDFTDADVVRVAHSKVREDRVEHFALMQYRVWNPAMAGSPGMLRGVFGEAPGHEFLVLSMWQSSAERGKYRLQSAERLSERAETEADVLALTGDVVQLEPSWTVA; translated from the coding sequence GTGCTGGTCAAGTGGATGCGCTGTGCCGTGGTGGACCGTCCTGGGTTCGAACAGGCGCAGCGACAGGGGGCGGGGCTGCTCGATGAGCCGGGGTTCCGAGGGCAGGGCGGCGGGTGGAGCCGAAGGCACCCGGACATCGCCCACGTCTTCGCGTTCTGGGAGAACCGGGTCTTCTACGACTCCTCCGCAGCGCGGACCGGGGACGGCACCCCGGCGGGGCGTCCGGGCGCGTACCGGGACGCACAGGTCAAGCTGTTCGAGCACCGCTTCGACGTGAAGACGGGCTTCGAGCCCGACTTCACCGATGCCGACGTCGTCCGGGTGGCCCACAGCAAGGTCCGCGAGGACCGGGTGGAGCACTTCGCGCTCATGCAGTACCGGGTCTGGAACCCGGCCATGGCGGGCTCCCCGGGGATGCTGCGGGGAGTTTTCGGGGAGGCCCCGGGCCACGAGTTCCTGGTGCTGTCCATGTGGCAGTCGAGCGCGGAGCGCGGGAAATACCGGCTCCAGAGCGCCGAGCGGCTGTCGGAACGCGCCGAGACGGAGGCCGACGTACTGGCGCTGACCGGGGACGTGGTCCAGCTGGAACCCTCCTGGACGGTCGCCTGA
- a CDS encoding TerD family protein yields MSTPNSTPDKDIDKVEVRLKWDPSELGEPPNDLDIIAGTYVADAPFGDPAYLVHFDSRSPDGTITLNRDSRNGQGFGFDEVMTLELGRLAERYVRVVVGVAIQQRDGRKTFGAVAGTGVQIREGYTELAEDDFSRVASDTAAVVAEFTRDGAGIWTFHSVLQGFDGEPSAFAAEMGAGTPPV; encoded by the coding sequence ATGAGCACCCCCAACAGCACTCCCGACAAGGACATCGACAAGGTCGAAGTACGGCTCAAATGGGACCCCAGCGAACTCGGTGAACCCCCCAACGACCTGGACATCATCGCGGGCACCTACGTCGCCGACGCCCCCTTCGGCGACCCCGCCTACCTCGTGCACTTCGACAGCCGCTCCCCCGACGGCACGATCACCCTCAACCGGGACAGCCGGAACGGCCAGGGGTTCGGGTTCGACGAGGTGATGACCCTGGAACTCGGCCGGCTCGCCGAGCGGTACGTACGGGTCGTCGTCGGTGTGGCGATCCAGCAGCGCGACGGCCGCAAGACGTTCGGCGCGGTGGCCGGGACCGGTGTGCAGATCCGCGAGGGGTACACCGAACTGGCCGAGGACGACTTCTCGCGCGTGGCCTCGGACACGGCGGCGGTCGTGGCGGAGTTCACCCGGGACGGCGCGGGGATCTGGACCTTCCACTCCGTACTGCAGGGCTTCGACGGCGAACCCAGCGCCTTCGCCGCGGAAATGGGCGCCGGAACGCCGCCCGTCTGA